A stretch of Porites lutea chromosome 5, jaPorLute2.1, whole genome shotgun sequence DNA encodes these proteins:
- the LOC140936413 gene encoding uncharacterized protein, which produces MADDVLAEKVFNYICGSGGFVELHVLLKHSSPLGSRKSKAKAKNWLMNQPDRRLVVVKDFNGEIAGVRIDLRRKICRQYHDQGSCGSAQGKCNFWHICKGFIEENCHGKCNRSHNFFDPENKEKTKELGLAKYPNGTLKHIVAWSLPQVCELYTRGKCTSDSCLYLHLCSQAVRSSACSCSLSHDLTDSHNMKIMKQYDLVPHQSMSTDFVRCNILVPKKQPILHKAHDFLPSVCNAGENFSKKAMGVIQGTKKQSPEVSTPSRLETTKSPFNEKQSSYNNSKEFDAACSFQDGTEFEKKNCSSNLLQEKTTKSGAPICKQTDRINNLTSNAVSPSSESRLELSNIQTGDDSDSSFDENEPANRNTKAVGSKYDKKNSVDAMKGGGLKQNPINKMKNELDGNDSIKWEQGSLVDSSRKDPNIDQSQKKKSRKSVTKEQQTKAKTQEVGKNAACMKGLSTQQPKSLEASRDTKDGQRQHESNRASESANKGRFVEAWLTSRDFVVESTFSCTDSHRLPTSQEVESGRQRKLSVSSSCSSVQDSRKFSPSKKAVFDCIVKEYNGTVSFDVISKRQDLFPNGCGDIAKWFGARSKESFLIREKEGIIYEVSAFCRKARFCFKEKCSQKDCQYFHVCREYIAGFCRRGIECQRNHCFQYDQDRKFISKLKLDGFTEEQLRNVFQLSTPQVCLDYNNFGICTNGLSCNQVHICKDFIKKRCFDEEDCILLHESAFAEAHTTAVLQNYGMRVSGDNFNSVLRTLLVCQENISSGLKDPKGNITAKGVATKGSKGVQRMSSIVGVAASAPAQPAEVKVFECLCNEYDCSASFSVISKRTDLFPSEFKDVEAWFRSKKGSFLITEDDHGKITKVDAFSTKARLCLSYNNSHHEECTRDNCSYLHVCREYITDSCNNGATCPRNHNFHDERERALLSKIKLDKLTDEQLRKLVLSSSPQICVEYNNGSCDLGESCSKIHMCREHLKKCFRRGYGCDLLHEEAMNIEHTQAILERFQLGHHKSDLVKKIILVCEQRKKSACSKEKTTGILTGHILVNEPDAPICAEFIVSKCKNGSKCTGHHCSLPYHWQYSNAGEWKSFNEKDNEKLETLYCDVTLEECSATGMQISFESYGFLFLDEICQVDIFLDNKLLITQEYVERLMQLRRLSTESDVNSSNPLATEWIWYWQDENGFWRMYDQDHTGNDLQESLERAYLNKKNDFKFRIADQDYILNFNPSSDMSQTNVKYGTTKKVRRRPGKFVSKDDISQLKRSQNAVSVLQRRNTRVTNTPNHWSSMQSKRQYQRVSLSRLSEEFKEVEKLFKKSIKRSVVIVGIERVQNPFMWEKYQRKKENMAAARIGSTKGRFVNERQLFHGTNPEIVEAICKQNYDWRLHGKNATVYGEGSYFALNSSYSDSYAKEDTKGSEFMFVAKVLVGSYTKGQSSYRRPPSKEPSNPASDLYDSCVDDRSSPTIFVVFDTDQFYPEYVIEYTTARGGHRQPAGPARPVARAPAPTPRHSPAAKGVATKVHYNVSSPSTSYQTTSTSSVRSRVQAPYSGLSGTGGYTSTSNTTSANYYHSPIAGVSASNQNQSPPTASTSTSYAYSGGSSNHSVSPSLSRSSSPAHKPKKHKSSSKKNKCLVM; this is translated from the exons atggcggatgaTGTTTTGGCAGAGAAAGTGTTCAATTATATCTGCGGTAGTGGCGGTTTTGTTGAATTACATGTTCTTTTAAAACATTCCTCGCCCTTGGGAAGTAGGAAATCAAAGGCAAAAGCGAAAAACTGGCTAATGAATCAACCTGATAGGCGTTTAGTCGTCGTGAAAGATTTCAATGGCGAGATAGCAGGTGTGCGAATTgatttaagaagaaaaatatgtCGGCAATATCACGACCAAGGTTCTTGTGGAAGTGCTCAGGGGAAGTGTAACTTCTGGCATATTTGTAAAGGATTCATCGAagaaaattgccatggcaaatGCAACCGCTCGCACAACTTTTTTGACCcagaaaacaaagagaaaacaaaagaattgggGCTGGCTAAATATCCGAACGGGACTTTAAAACATATTGTTGCGTGGAGCCTGCCACAGGTTTGTGAGCTGTATACAAGAGGCAAATGTACGTCGGATTCATGCTTATACCTTCATCTTTGTTCTCAAGCTGTCCGAAGTTCAGCGTGTTCTTGTTCTTTGTCACATGACCTCACGGATTCTCACAACATGAAGATTATGAAACAGTATGATCTGGTACCTCATCAGTCAATGTCAACAGATTTTGTTCGGTGCAATATTTTGGTTCCGAAGAAACAGCCTATTCTTCACAAAGCTCATGATTTTTTACCAAGTGTTTGCAACGCCGGTGAAAATTTCTCTAAGAAAGCGATGGGAGTCatacaaggtacaaaaaaacaATCGCCGGAAGTGTCCACACCATCCAGACTCGAAACCACAAAATCTCCGTTTAATGAGAAACAAAGCTCGTACAATAATTCTAAAGAATTCGATGCTGCATGCAGTTTTCAGGACGGAACTGAATTTGAGAAGAAGAATTGCTCGTCAAATCTTTTGCAAGAGAAGACAACCAAGTCGGGAGCACCAATCTGTAAGCAAACTGATCGTATTAACAATTTAACCAGTAATGCAGTATCACCTTCTTCTGAGAGTAGGCTTGAGTTGTCAAATATTCAAACTGGAGACGATTCTGATTCGTCCTTTGATGAAAACGAACCTGCAAATAGAAACACCAAAGCCGTTGGATCTAAATATGATAAGAAAAATTCGGTTGATGCCATGAAAGGTGGTGGTTTAAAACAGAATcctataaacaaaatgaaaaacgaaTTGGATGGAAATGATTCGATAAAATGGGAACAAGGATCTTTGGTTGACAGTTCAAGAAAGGATCCAAATATTGACCAAtcgcaaaagaaaaaaagcagaaaGTCTGTGACTAAAGAGCAACAAACCAAGGCAAAGACTCAAGAGGTGGGAAAAAATGCAGCCTGTATGAAGGGGTTGAGTACACAACAACCGAAAAGTTTGGAGGCGTCACGTGACACAAAAGACGGTCAACGCCAACATGAATCCAACAGAGCCTCGGAAAGTGCCAATAAAGGGCGGTTTGTGGAGGCCTGGTTGACAAGCCGCGATTTCGTTGTTGAGTCTACTTTCAGTTGCACTGATTCGCACAGGCTACCAACCTCACAAGAGGTGGAATCTGGGCGTCAACGAAAGTTGTCTGTTTCCAGTTCTTGCAGCTCTGTTCAAGACTCGCGTAAATTTTCGCCCTCCAAAAAGGCTGTTTTCGATTGCATTGTGAAAGAATACAATGGCACGGTGTCCTTTGATGTCATTTCAAAACGACAAGATTTGTTTCCCAACGGTTGTGGGGACATTGCCAAGTGGTTTGGAGCAAGatcaaaagaaagctttttaaTCAGAGAAAAGGAAGGAATCATTTACGAGGTTAGTGCCTTCTGTCGAAAGGCAAGGTTTTGTTTCAAGGAAAAGTGTTCTCAGAAAGATTGTCAGTACTTCCACGTGTGCAGGGAGTACATCGCTGGCTTCTGCAGGCGTGGTATTGAATGCCAAAGAAATCACTGTTTTCAGTACGATCAAGATAGAAAGTTCATTTCAAAACTCAAGTTGGATGGCTTCACAGAAGAACAACTCCGAAATGTGTTTCAGCTTTCAACGCCTCAAGTATGTCTGGATTATAACAATTTTGGAATTTGCACCAACGGTTTGTCTTGCAACCAAGTACATATTTGCAAGGATTTTATCAAGAAGAGATGCTTCGATGAGGAAGACTGTATTCTTCTACACGAAAGCGCGTTTGCCGAAGCTCACACCACTGCAGTACTTCAAAACTATGGCATGAGAGTCAGTGGAGACAACTTCAATTCAGTGCTTCGCACGCTTTTGGTATGCCAGGAGAACATTTCCAGTGGTTTGAAAGACCCCAAGGGCAATATTACTGCAAAGGGCGTGGCCACTAAAGGGAGCAAGGGAGTTCAGCGCATGTCATCGATAGTGGGCGTGGCTGCGAGTGCCCCTGCTCAGCCGGCTGAGGTTAAAGTCTTCGAATGCCTTTGCAACGAGTACGATTGCTCAGCTTCTTTTTCGGTGATTTCCAAACGAACAGATTTGTTCCCGTCTGAATTTAAGGATGTAGAAGCTTGGTTTCGAAGCAAAAAAGGGAGTTTTCTCATTACAGAAGATGATCACGGAAAGATAACCAAAGTGGACGCTTTCTCTACAAAAGCACGTTTATGTCTAAGTTACAACAACTCTCATCATGAGGAGTGCACTAGAGATAACTGTTCGTACTTGCACGTCTGTAGAGAGTACATAACCGATTCCTGTAACAACGGAGCAACGTGCCCGCGGAATCATAACTTCCACGATGAAAGGGAAAGAGCTCTGTTGTCGAAGATTAAGCTTGATAAGTTGACAGATGAGCAACTCAGGAAGCTAGTGCTTTCATCCAGTCCCCAAATCTGTGTAGAGTACAACAACGGTTCGTGTGATCTTGGTGAGTCGTGTTCTAAAATACACATGTGTAGAGAACATTTGAAAAAGTGCTTTAGAAGGGGATATGGCTGTGACTTACTTCATGAAGAAGCGATGAACATTGAACACACCCAAGCAATTCTTGAACGTTTTCAGCTTGGACACCATAAATCAGACCTGGTAAAGAAAATTATTCTTGTTTGTGAGCAGCGCAAGAAGTCCGCATGTTCCAAAGAAAAAACTACAG GCATTCTGACAGGACATATTCTCGTAAACGAGCCAGATGCACCCATTTGCGCAGAGTTTATTGTTAGCAAATGTAAGAATGGTTCTAAGTGTACAGGTCATCACTGCTCTTTGCCTTACCATTGGCAATATAGCAATGCAGGTGAATGGAAGAGTTTTAATGAGAAAGACAACGAGAAGCTAGAAACACTGTATTGCGACGTGACACTTGAGGAATGTTCTGCTACAGGCATGCAAATATCATTTGAAAG CTATGGATTTTTATTCTTGGACGAGATCTGTCAAGTCGATATATTCCTCGATAATAAGCTGCTGATTACACAAGAATATGTTGAAAGGCTCATGCAACTGCGACGCCTATCTACGGAATCTGACGTCAACTCAAGCAACCCTCTAGCTACGGAGTGGATATGGTACTGGCAAGACGAAAATGGATTCTGGAGGATGTATGACCAAGACCACACT GGAAACGATCTTCAAGAATCCCTAGAGAGAGCCTACTTGAACAAGAAAAACGATTTTAAGTTTCGGATTGCAGACCAGGattacattttaaattttaacccatCAAGTGACATGAGCCAAACAAACGTCAAGTACGGCACGACGAAAAAAGTGAGAAGAAGGCCTGGAAAATTTGTGTCTAAGGATGACATTTCTCAGCTTAAAAG GTCTCAGAACGCAGTGAGTGTCCTGCAAAGGAGAAATACAAGAGTCACTAATACGCCAAATCATTGGTCTTCCATGCAATCCAAGAGGCAATATCAACGTGTGTCGTTATCAAGACTTTCTGAAGAATTTAAAGAAGTGGAGAAACTCTTCAAAAAGTCCATCAAACGAAGTGTGGTAATTGTTGGAATTGAACGAGTGCAAAACCCTTTCATGTGGGAAAAGTACCAAAG gaaaaaggaaaacatggcAGCAGCGAGGATTGGCTCTACCAAGGGACGGTTTGTTAACGAGAGGCAATTGTTTCATGGAACTAACCCTGAAATCGTAGAAGCTATCTGTAAACAGAACTATGACTGGCGTCTTCATGGGAAGAACGCAACTGTTTACGGAGAAGGAAGCTATTTTGCATTAAACTCCTCGTACAGCGATAGTTACGCCAAGGAAGATACCAAAGGGTCTGAGTTCATGTTCGTGGCCAAGGTCCTCGTTGGGTCTTACACAAAGGGCCAGTCCAGTTATCGAAGGCCACCGTCAAAGGAGCCTTCGAATCCCGCAAGTGATCTGTACGATTCCTGTGTTGATGACAGGTCATCTCCAACCATTTTCGTAGTTTTTGATACTGATCAGTTCTACCCGGAGTACGTAATCGAGTACACCACAGCTCGAGGCGGTCATCGGCAGCCTGCGGGACCCGCGAGACCTGTGGCAAGAGCACCAGCTCCAACGCCTAGACACTCACCAGCTGCAAAGGGAGTGGCAACTAAAGTGCATTACAACGTTAGCAGCCCATCCACCAGTTATCAGACGACCTCAACCTCGAGTGTGCGTTCGCGTGTTCAAGCACCTTATTCAGGTTTATCTGGTACAGGCGGTTACACTTCCACATCCAATACAACGTCTGCAAATTATTATCATTCACCCATAGCAGGAGTCAGTGCATCAAATCAAAATCAGTCTCCTCCCACGGCTTCAACTTCTACTTCATACGCGTACTCTGGCGGGTCAAGCAATCATTCGGTTTCACCTTCCTTATCTCGGTCATCCAGTCCAGCCCACAAGCCCAAAAAGCACAAGAgttcttctaaaaaaaacaaatgcttAGTTATGTGA
- the LOC140936417 gene encoding protein mono-ADP-ribosyltransferase PARP12-like, translating into MIIYPQMKLGLEIVITQGTVLMHNLICLCSWLIFSLFNVVRLSYNFLVLAASEASSVFWKITMIIYPQMKLGLEIVITQGTVLMNNLICLCSWLISSLFNIVCLSYHFLVLAASEASSVFWKITMIIYPQMKLGLEIVITQGTVLMHNLICLCLWLISSLFTVVCLGWDFLVLAASEACLFCWQITMMIYSWMQLGLVLVITRGMDLIFWLSSFLSTIGRLSYAFLVLQASNASSAVTSVFWWLVGDVSFSLKGITSVGSVAKLLVDSDSLSDSELIWSNWQSPVGCVIALIGTATFLLAIKAWCHGKLAKLRLNNRQDLRTGEPKKIVSPSSPVSVKAGSSVSLECVAEGKPTPDVQWETQLKSHSSFQLGDRGRGVSKLVIETVGPEDEGNYACQAQNILGKTQETVQLIDRPDSPICQEFILDKCKNGPKCTGHHCSLPYHWQYVDGQEWNSLKEEDNEKLEQLYCDVNIEEFSHKVVRRSHFGKVQITQKDFEKFTQIRRLSTESYVNSTNPLATEWIWYWKHEDGGWREYGQDDTGKDLQELLEKAFLDKKNDSRFHISDQIYILSFDSSGDMSQKNVKHGTIKKVRRRPAKFVSKDDISQLIRSQNEVLVSNQQGKYSRGGYTPSHWDAMPSTMQYKRVQLSGHSDEFKEVEKLFKNSIKRSVVITGIERVQNPFMWEKYQRKKENMAPAKTGSHQRRFVNERQLFHGTSPENVEAICKQNFDWRLYGKNATAYGQGSYFALNSSYSDSYAKEDSKGSKFMFVAKVLVGSYTTGQSSYRRPPSKEPSNPASDLYDSCVNDMSCPTIFVIFDTDQFYPEYIIKYSTSQGSY; encoded by the exons ATGATTATTTATCCTCAGATGAAGCTTGGTCTAGAAATAGTTATCACACAAGGAACGGTCTTAATGCACAACCTGATATGCCTTTGTTCATGGTTGATTTTCAGTTTATTCAATGTAGTGCGCTTGAGTTATAATTTTCTTGTGTTGGCAGCTTCGGAGGCAAGTTCCGTCTTCTGGAAAATAACGATGATTATTTATCCTCAGATGAAGCTTGGTCTAGAAATAGTTATCACACAAGGAACGGTCTTAATGAACAACCTGATTTGTCTTTGTTCATGGTTGATCTCCAGTTTATTCAATATAGTGTGCTTGAGTTATCATTTTCTTGTGTTGGCAGCTTCGGAGGCAAGTTCTGTCTTCTGGAAAATAACGATGATTATTTATCCTCAGATGAAGCTTGGTCTAGAAATAGTTATCACACAAGGAACGGTCTTAATGCACAACCTGATATGCTTATGTTTATGGTTGATTTCCAGTTTATTTACTGTAGTGTGCTTAGGTTGGGATTTTCTTGTGTTGGCAGCTTCGGAGGCATGTTTATTCTGCTGGCAAATAACGATGATGATTTATTCTTGGATGCAGCTTGGACTGGTGTTAGTTATCACACGAGGAATGGACTTAATCTTTTGGTTAAGTTCGTTTTTATCCACCATAGGACGCTTGAGTTACGCCTTTCTTGTGCTGCAAGCCTCAAATGCAAGTTCAGCTGTGACTTCCGTCTTTTGGTGGCTCGTCGGTGATGTTTCATTCTCACTGAAGGGAATTACTAGTGTTGGTAGTGTTGCCAAACTTCTTGTAGACTCGGATTCACTCTCAGACTCCGAACTTATCTGGAGCAACTGGCAGTCTCCCGTTGGTTGCGTGATTGCACTTATTGGAACTGCGACTTTCCTTCTGGCAATTAAGGCTTGGTGTCATGGAAAACTGGCTAAGCTAAGACTTAACAACCGCCAAGACTTAAGAACAG GTGAGCCAAAGAAAATAGTGAGCCCTTCCAGTCCTGTATCAGTTAAAGCTGGCAGCTCTGTCTCTCTAGAATGTGTAGCAGAGGGAAAACCCACCCCAGATGTTCAATGGGAAACTCAGCTTAAATCTCATTCCAGCTTTCAGCTGGGGGATCGTGGCCGTGGTGTATCAAAACTGGTAATTGAGACCGTAGGTCCAGAAGATGAGGGCAATTACGCTTGTCAGGCTCAAAACATCCTAGGGAAGACCCAGGAAACTGTTCAGTTGATAG ACAGGCCAGATTCACCCATTTGCCAAGAGTTTATTCTTGACAAATGTAAGAATGGTCCCAAGTGTACAGGCCATCACTGCTCTTTGCCTTACCACTGGCAGTACGTTGATGGACAGGAATGGAATAGTTTAAAAGAGGAAGACAACGAAAAGCTGGAACAACTGTATTGTGACGTGAATATTGAGGAATTTTCTCACAAGGTCGTTCGAAGATCTCATTTTGGAAA GGTACAGATCACACAGAAAGATTTTGAAAAGTTCACGCAAATAAGACGACTGTCTACAGAGTCTTATGTCAACTCAACCAACCCTCTGGCTACTGAGTGGATATGGTACTGGAAGCACGAAGACGGAGGATGGCGCGAGTATGGACAAGACGATACG GGAAAAGATCTCCAAGAACTTCTAGAGAAGGCCTTCTTGGACAAGAAAAACGACTCCAGGTTCCACATTTCCGACCAGATTTACATTTTAAGTTTTGACTCATCGGGTGACATGAGCCAGAAAAACGTAAAACACGGTACCATAAAGAAAGTAAGAAGAAGGCCTGCAAAATTTGTGTCCAAAGATGACATTTCTCAACTTATAAG GTCTCAGAACGAAGTACTAGTTAGCAACCAGCAAGGAAAATATTCAAGAGGCGGTTATACGCCAAGCCATTGGGATGCAATGCCATCTACGATGCAATATAAACGTGTTCAATTATCAGGACATTCTGACGAATTTAAGGAAGTGGAAAAACTCTTCAAAAACTCGATCAAGCGGAGTGTGGTAATTACTGGCATTGAACGGGTACAAAACCCTTTCATGTGGGAAAAGTACCAAAG aaaaaaggaaaacatggcACCTGCGAAGACTGGTTCCCACCAGAGAAGGTTCGTAAACGAGAGGCAATTGTTTCATGGAACCAGCCCTGAAAATGTGGAAGCTATTTGTAAACAGAACTTTGACTGGCGTCTTTATGGGAAGAACGCAACTGCTTACGGACAGGGAAGCTATTTTGCATTAAACTCTTCCTACAGCGATAGTTACGCTAAGGAAGATTCCAAAGGGTCTAAGTTCATGTTCGTCGCCAAGGTCCTCGTTGGGTCTTACACTACTGGCCAGTCCAGTTATCGAAGGCCACCGTCAAAGGAGCCTTCGAACCCAGCAAGTGATCTCTACGATTCGTGTGTTAATGATATGTCATGTCCTACCATTTTCGTCATTTTTGATACTGATCAGTTCTACCCGGAGTACATAATCAAATACTCCACATCTCAAGGCAGCTATTAG
- the LOC140936422 gene encoding uncharacterized protein, which yields MDLLVFFMVCGVALLGSCTSGNAEWPPAAYKRVVECIPTGKPPTPSPPYDVAFCLALKMDSECLLKPLNATCYREVFDFYRAYNLERIYLTRKSDFCPKPLPYEKLRELVRESGIMEKEHLPSIENDTYVDCAGTVENTCVKVAVKNLEKGKNVLQIFLSYINCYDKETKTCPVPIARNINVVIQAFKKHIYAYNGLLAKMLKKIIPGRDAVGRKLSV from the exons aTGGATCTACTTGTCTTCTTTATGGTTTGTGGAGTAGCTCTGCTTGGCTCTTGTACCAGTGGAAATGCAGAATGGCCCCCTGCTGCCTATAAGAGAGTCGTCGAATGCATTCCAACGGGAAAACCACCAACGCCCTCACCGCCGTACGACGTAGCATTTTGTCTCGCTTTAAAG ATGGATTCCGAATGCCTACTAAAGCCATTAAATGCCACATGTTACCGCGAAGTTTTTGACTTTTATCGTGCGTACAACCTGGAACGGATTTATCTTACCCGAAAATCTGACTTTTGTCCGAAGCCACTTCCTTACGAGAAGTTAAGGGAGCTTGTCCGTGAATCTG GTATCATGGAGAAAGAACATCTCCCTAGTATTG AGAACGATACCTACGTGGACTGCGCTGGTACGGTGGAGAACACCTGTGTTAAGGTGGCCgtaaaaaacttggaaaaaggaaaaaatgtccTCCAAATATTCCTTAGCTATATCAACTGCTACGATAAGGAGACGAAGACATGCCCCGTTCCAATTGCTCGTAATATCAACGTTGTCATACAGGCCTTTAAAAAACATATTTACGCATATAATGGCCTGCTCGCCAAAATGCTGAAAAAGATCATTCCCGGCCGCGACGCAGTAGGTCGGAAACTTTCTGTTTAA